From a region of the Rhipicephalus microplus isolate Deutch F79 chromosome X, USDA_Rmic, whole genome shotgun sequence genome:
- the LOC142775533 gene encoding uncharacterized protein LOC142775533, with translation MMSQHQRLLRSRTGRKIMESLGFEPTECPRQTASIPKSTRARLKIIPLPKNMHPAFHEGRHKARAVALQAKLERRSGVLYTDAAEYERKGAHTAVVVRENGDLVSCCTSKNTTTTEAEELAIALAIAQKGTRVIVNDSKSAIKNYDMGRISATAIKILRQGAVAAELISLVWSPAHQGLKGNEKAHAIARGLAFRSIDTDPPPSREQPLSTREGLRTFQEITAHYKLHRKIYPEAAKQLSKKEEIMWRKLQTGLFPNPQLYSKWHPKALNSRCAHCNSTAGLVHMVWTRPSYNDPSRNVESWEALLHSHDAEEQRQVIGLALITAESQGIPADD, from the coding sequence atgatgtcacagcaccaaagacttctgagaagtagaaccgggaggaaaatcatggagagcttggggttcgagcccacggagTGTCCCAGGCAGACCGCTAGCATACCTAAATCAACTAGGGCGAGACTGAAAATTataccgctgccgaaaaacatgcatccGGCGTTTCATGAGGGCAGACACAAAGCTAGAGCTGTAGCCCTGCAGGCGAAACTTGAACGTCGATCTGGCGTGCTTTACACGGACGCTGCAGAATACGAAAGAAAGGGAGCacacacagcggtagtggttcgcgagaacggggacctggtctcgtgctgcacctctaagaacacaaccaccacagaggcagaagaacttgcgattgctttggcaatagctcaaaaaggcacaCGAGTGATTGTCAACGACTCtaagtcagccattaaaaactacgatatgggcaggatctctgctacagccATCAAAATTCTAAGACAAGGAGCAGTAGCCGCAGAGCTAATCTCACTAGTATGGTCCCCGGCCCATCAAGGTCTGAAAgggaatgagaaggcgcacgcgatcgcccgagggctcgctttccggtcgatcgacactgacccgccgccttcgcgcgagcagcccctctccacaagagaggggctacgaacgtttcaggaaatcaccgcacactataaactccaccgtaagatttatccagaggcagccaaacagctgagcaaaaaggaggaaattatgtggcgaaaattgcaaaccgggCTGTTTCCAAACCCTCAactgtacagtaaatggcacccgaAAGCGTTGAACTCCAGATGTGCacactgcaacagcactgcgggtttagtgcacatggtatggACCCGCCCATCTTacaatgatccaagtagaaacgtagaatcctgggaggccttattacacagccatgacgccgaagaacagcgtcaagtcatcggtctcgccctgatCACCGCCGAGTCCCAAGGAATTCCGGCCGATGACtag